The proteins below come from a single Alnus glutinosa chromosome 9, dhAlnGlut1.1, whole genome shotgun sequence genomic window:
- the LOC133878369 gene encoding zinc finger CCCH domain-containing protein 25, translating to MNPLTLVKRIQQINTKEAALGISEQASWHAKYKDSAYVYAGGIPFDLTEGDLLAVFAQYGEIVDVNLVRDKGTGKSKGFAFIAYEDQRSTNLAVDNLNGAQILGRIIRVDHVGNYKKKQEEDEETERKKREERGVCRAFQRGDCTRGASCKFSHDEQRAANTGWGPDNESSSRWGHDKFEGPKWGEKQSDSNQSKPVREPMIQDGFRRDPMIQDGFRRDNKDMRSRSKGSERALESNPKVSDGREERRPGRQDDEFELKSREDHDRIKDKRLGRHNDNEFQSKSREHKGEEKRLRKHDGDEFQPKSREVNDWREEKRSRRQDGDEFESKSRDVKEEKRLRRRGDDEFEPNSREDGKEENRSRRHGDEFDGKEEKRSIRHDDDEFEPRLREDGREEKKSRRHDSDYYMEEKGDKGGDAWSTHRRDSTSRSHRGGDKDRRHRSDR from the exons ATGAACCCGTTAACCCTAGTAAAACGCATTCAGCAAATCAACACGAAAGAAGCGGCATTAGGGATCTCCGAACAAGCTTCATGGCACGCCAAGTACAAGGACTCCGCCTACGTCTACGCCGGCGGCATTCCCTTCGACCTTACCGAAGGCGATCTCCTCGCCGTTTTCGCCCA atacGGAGAGATCGTCGATGTTAACCTCGTTAGAGACAAAGGCACTGGTAAATCCAAAGGCTTTGCGTTTATTGCGTATGAGGACCAGAGAAGTACGAATCTTGCTGTAG ATAACTTGAACGGAGCGCAGATTTTAGGTAGGATTATTAGGGTTGATCATGTTGGTAACTATAAGAAGAAAcaggaagaagacgaagagaCCGAGCGGAAGAAGAGAGAGGAACGCGGTGTGTGCCGCGCTTTCCAAAGAGGCGATTGCACTCGCGGCGCTAGTTGCAAATTTTCGCACGACGAACAA AGAGCTGCGAATACAGGTTGGGGTCCTGACAATGAAAGTTCGTCGAGATGGGGACATGACAAGTTTGAGGGTCCAAAATGGGGTGAGAAACAATCTGATAGCAACCAGTCAAAACCTGTTCGGGAGCCTATGATTCAAGATGGTTTTAGACGGGATCCTATGATTCAAGATGGTTTTAGACGAGATAATAAAGATATGCGCTCCAGATCAAAGGGCAGTGAGAGGGCTTTAGAGAGCAACCCTAAGGTAAGTGATGGGAGGGAGGAAAGAAGACCAGGAAGGCAAGATGATGAGTTTGAGCTGAAGTCAAGAGAAGATCATGATCGGATCAAAGATAAGAGATTGGGAAGGCACAATGATAATGAATTTCAGTCCAAGTCAAGAGAACATAAGGGGgaagaaaaaagattaagaaaacATGATGGTGATGAATTTCAGCCAAAATCGAGAGAAGTTAATGAttggagagaagaaaagagatcaAGAAGGCAAGATGGTGATGAATTTGAGTCAAAGTCAAGAGATGTGAAGGAGGAAAAGAGATTGAGAAGGCGTGGCGATGATGAATTTGAGCCAAATTCCAGAGAAGAtggaaaggaagaaaataggTCAAGAAGGCATGGTGATGAATTTGATgggaaggaagaaaagagatcAATAAggcatgatgatgatgaatttGAGCCAAGATTAAGAGAAGATGgaagggaagaaaagaaatcgAGAAGGCATGACTCAGATTACTATATGGAAGAAAAGGGAGACAAGGGAGGAGACGCATGGTCAACTCATCGTAGGGATTCCACATCTCGTTCTCATAGAGGGGGAGACAAGGATCGCCGGCATAGGTCAGATAGATAA
- the LOC133877884 gene encoding putative receptor-like protein kinase At3g47110 — MEHPLISASQAILLFLFLSLSVSKFSLAAILSNETDKLALIEFKSHIDDPLSVLASWNESFHFCQWVGVTCGHKHERVIGLDLKDLKLVGTISPHLGNLSFLRSLNLSSNSFSGGIPSEVGQLIRLQNLNLSHNSLEGEIPVNLSNCSNLLNLDLQYNNLVQQIPSELGFLSKLEILFLANNHLTGRFPPPLGNLSSLQQLWFRYNNLEGEIPDTVAKMTSLKVFDVAINNFSGIALPNLQILWWGGNKFTGTIPASLANASRLQQVDIPGNYFTGNIPMSFSNLQNLHWLNACTNLLGNQSVDDLSFLSSLTNCSQLGTLDVSYNRLGGKLPNSIANLSTQLTGLLLGGNFIGGSIPTQISNLVSLTQLGLEQNLITGTIPASIGKLSNLNRLNLAANKFTGEIPSSFGNMTQLLALYLFNNSLEGSIPTSLGRCRYLQDVCLFYNKLNGTIPEQLLSLPALSVVLNVSHNFLTGPLPSEVGNLKSLVALDLSYNNFSQEIPGQLKDCLALEVLYMQGNFFEGTIPDLSGLKGIQYLDLSHNLLIGPIPSYMVSFSSLQNLNLSFNNLEGEVPVQGVFRNATAIEVYGNSRLCGGIQQLQLPTCKHRKPVAFKLILAMGIAAVFCLTLLSLISLWWLRKSKRIRISASSFGRFYERISYQDLLNATGGFSEWNLIGSGHFGIVYKGKLGPDETSVAVKVLNLEKQGASKGFIAECQALRNIRHRNLVKILTACSSIDFEGRDFKALVYEFMPNGNLDTWLHPEDGLQQHRNLSLLQRMNIAIDVASALLYLHHHCQTPIIHCDLKPSNVLLDDDLTAHISDFGLARLLWESGRQAFLNQLSSAGISGTVGYAAPEYGMGGEPSTYGDVYSFGILLLEMFTGRRPTEELFKDDLTLHNFVKLALPGQVMEILDQSVSKEVGETCWAEVTESLILVFNIGLACSAASPKDRTEMGRVVVDLLSIRDNLHGTGTHEKKIESAETKTFLTSSNGSMSW; from the exons ATGGAGCATCCTCTTATTAGTGCCTCCCAGGCCATCCTTCTGTTCTTGTTCTTGTCCTTGTCGGTCTCAAAATTTTCCTTGGCTGCCATACTTTCAAATGAGACTGACAAACTTGCACTGATTGAATTCAAGTCCCACATTGATGACCCTCTCAGTGTCCTGGCTTCTTGGAATGAGTCTTTTCATTTCTGCCAATGGGTTGGGGTCACCTGCGGCCACAAACACGAAAGGGTGATTGGTTTGGACCTAAAAGACCTGAAATTGGTTGGCACCATATCTCCCCACCTTGGAAATCTTTCTTTCCTTCGATCTCTCAACCTTTCAAGCAACTCCTTCTCTGGTGGAATCCCATCAGAAGTTGGTCAGTTGATCAGGCTTCAAAATCTGAACTTGAGTCATAACTCATTGGAAGGAGAAATTCCAGTTAATTTGTCCAACTGTTCCAACCTCCTGAATCTTGATCTCCAGTACAACAACCTAGTACAACAAATCCCTTCTGAACTTGGCTTTTTGTCCAAACTTGAGATCCTATTTCTTGCCAACAACCACTTAACTGGAAGGTTCCCACCACCTCTGGGAAACCTGTCCTCTCTCCAACAGCTTTGGTTTAGATATAACAATTTGGAGGGAGAAATTCCAGATACAGTAGCCAAAATGACAAGCTTGAAAGTTTTTGATGTTgcaataaataatttttccG GCATTGCTCTTCCAAATCTCCAAATACTTTGGTGGGGAGGAAACAAATTCACAGGAACCATTCCAGCTTCCTTGGCCAATGCTTCACGACTTCAACAAGTTGATATCCCTGGGAATTATTTCACAGGAAATATACCTATGAGTTTTAGTAATCTACAAAATCTCCATTGGCTTAATGCATGTACAAATCTTCTCGGAAATCAGTCAGTTGACGATTTGAGTTTTCTGAGTTCTTTGACCAATTGTAGCCAGTTAGGGACGCTCGATGTCAGCTACAACCGGCTTGGTGGTAAGCTGCCTAACTCCATAGCAAACCTCTCAACCCAATTAACAGGGCTACTGCTCGGAGGGAATTTTATCGGTGGAAGCATACCGACGCAGATATCAAATCTAGTCAGCCTAACTCAACTTGGGCTGGAACAGAATTTGATAACAGGGACTATTCCAGCTTCAATTGGGAAGCTCTCAAACTTGAACAGACTGAACTTGGCTGCAAACAAATTTACAGGGGAGATCCCATCTTCTTTTGGCAACATGACTCAATTGTTAGCTCTCTATTTGTTTAATAACAGCTTAGAAGGAAGCATACCCACGAGTCTGGGAAGGTGTAGATACCTGCAAGATGTATGCTTATtctataataaattaaatggcACCATACCAGAGCAACTCCTTAGCCTTCCAGCTCTTTCTGTAGTCCTTAATGTGTCTCATAACTTTCTGACGGGTCCGTTGCCATCAGAAGTAGGAAACCTGAAATCTCTTGTTGCTTTGGATTTATCATACAACAATTTTTCCCAAGAGATTCCAGGGCAGCTAAAGGATTGTTTGGCGTTGGAAGTTCTTTATATGCAGGGGAACTTCTTTGAAGGAACCATTCCCGATTTAAGTGGGTTAAAAGGTATTCAATATCTTGATCTTTCCCACAACTTATTGATTGGCCCAATTCCAAGCTATATGGTCAGTTTTTCCTCGTTGCAGAATTTAAATCTGTCTTTCAACAATCTGGAGGGAGAGGTTCCAGTACAAGGGGTCTTCAGGAATGCTACTGCAATTGAAGTCTATGGCAACAGCAGGCTTTGTGGGGGGATCCAACAGCTGCAGTTGCCCACGTGCAAGCATAGAAAGCCTGTTGCTTTTAAGTTGATACTGGCAATGGGCATTGCAGCTGTTTTCTGCTTGACTTTGTTGTCTTTGATTTCCCTTTGGTGGTTGAGAAAGTCCAAGAGGATACGtatttctgcttcttcttttggGCGCTTTTACGAAAGGATTTCTTATCAAGACTTACTCAATGCAACCGGTGGATTCTCTGAGTGGAATTTGATTGGTTCAGGTCATTTTGGTATTGTCTATAAAGGAAAACTTGGTCCGGACGAAACAAGTGTTGCAGTCAAGGTACTCAACCTTGAAAAGCAAGGGGCTTCAAAGGGCTTCATTGCTGAATGCCAAGCCTTGAGGAACATCCGGCATCGAAACCTCGTTAAGATTCTTACTGCTTGCTCAAGTATTGATTTTGAGGGTAGAGATTTCAAAGCTTTAGTATATGAGTTCATGCCAAATGGGAACCTGGACACGTGGTTGCATCCAGAAGATGGGCTCCAGCAGCATAGAAATTTAAGCCTTCTCCAGAGAATGAACATTGCAATAGATGTGGCTTCTGCTTTGCTTTATCTTCATCATCACTGCCAAACCCCTATTATTCACTGTGATCTAAAGCCAAGCAATGTTCTTCTTGATGATGATCTGACTGctcacataagtgattttggtTTGGCAAGACTCCTTTGGGAATCCGGCAGGCAAGCTTTTCTTAATCAATTAAGCTCAGCCGGAATTAGTGGAACCGTCGGTTATGCTGCTCCAG AGTATGGAATGGGGGGTGAGCCGTCAACTTATGGTGATGTGTACAGCTTTGGGATCCTTTTGCTGGAGATGTTCACAGGAAGAAGACCCACAGAGGAGCTGTTCAAAGATGACCTGACCCTTCACAACTTTGTGAAGTTGGCATTGCCGGGACAAGTGATGGAGATTTTGGACCAATCAGTTTCCAAAGAAGTAGGCGAAACATGTTGGGCTGAAGTGACTGAAAGCTTGATATTGGTCTTTAACATTGGCCTTGCATGTTCAGCAGCATCTCCAAAAGACAGAACGGAGATGGGGAGAGTTGTCGTGGACTTGCTTTCAATCAGAGACAATCTCCATGGGACCGGAActcatgaaaagaaaattgaaagcGCAG AAACAAAGACATTCTTGACGTCATCTAATGGCAGCATGTCCTGGTGA